Proteins from a single region of Microtus ochrogaster isolate Prairie Vole_2 linkage group LG5, MicOch1.0, whole genome shotgun sequence:
- the Hnf4g gene encoding hepatocyte nuclear factor 4-gamma isoform X2, translated as MRVSEPMLDMDMGNYSEVLDPTYTALEFDTMQILYNSNDSSAPETTSMNTNDSGVNCLCAICGDRATGKHYGASSCDGCKGFFRRSIRKSHVYSCRFSRQCVVDKDKRNQCRYCRLRKCFRAGMKKEAVQNERDRISTRRSTFDGSNIPSINTLAQAEVRSRQISAPSPSASADINLKRIASISDVCESMKQQLLVLVEWAKYIPAFCELPLDDQVALLRAHAGEHLLLGATKRSMMYKDVLLLGNNYVIHRNSCEVEVSRVANRVLDELVRPFQEIQIDDNEYACLKAIVFFDPDAKGLSDPVKIKNMRFQVQISLEDYINDRQYDSRGRFGELLLLLPTLQSITWQMIEQIQFVKLFGMVKIDNLLQEMLLGGAANDGSHLHHPMHPHLSQDPLTGQTILLGPMSTLVHTDQICKWLKGRGEAATPETPLPSPPQGSGQEQYKITANQASVISHQSLSKQKQL; from the exons ACAGTTCTGCCCCAGAAACCACAAGTATGAATACCAACGACAGTGGTGTCAACTGTCTATGTGCCATCTGTGGGGACAGAGCAACAGGAAAGCATTACGGGGCATCCAGCTGTGATGGCTGCAAGGGGTTTTTCAGGCGCAGCATTCGGAAAAGTCACGTTTATTCCTGCAG GTTCAGTCGCCAATGTGTTGTTGACAAGGATAAAAGGAATCAATGCAGATACTGTCGATTACGAAAGTGTTTTAGagcaggaatgaagaaagaag ctgTGCAAAATGAACGCGACAGAATAAGTACCAGAAGAAGTACATTTGATGGCAGCAACATCCCTTCCATAAACACTCTGGCACAAGCTGAAGTTCGGTCTCGCCAG ATCTCAGCCCCAAGCCCCAGTGCAAGTGCTGACATAAACCTGAAGAGAATTGCAAGCATCAGTGATGTCTGTGAGTCTATGAAGCAGCAGCTCCTGGTCTTGGTGGAATGGGCCAAGTACATCCCTGCCTTCTGCGAGCTGCCTTTGGATGACCAG GTGGCCCTGTTGAGAGCTCACGCAGGAGAACACTTACTGCTTGGAGCTACAAAGAGATCCATGATGTATAaagatgttttgcttttgg gAAACAACTACGTCATTCACCGTAACAGCTGTGAAGTCGAAGTCAGCCGTGTGGCTAACCGGGTCCTCGATGAGCTGGTTAGACCATTCCAAGAGATCCAGATAGATGACAATGAGTATGCGTGTTTAAAGGCCATTGTGTTCTTTGACCCAG ATGCAAAGGGCCTGAGCGACCCCGTGAAGATTAAGAACATGCGGTTCCAGGTCCAGATCAGCCTGGAGGATTACATCAACGACAGGCAGTATGATTCCCGGGGCAGGTTCGGGGAGCTGCTCTTGCTGTTGCCCACCCTGCAGAGCATCACTTGGCAGATGATCGAGCAAATTCAGTTCGTCAAACTGTTCGGCATGGTCAAAATTGACAACCTCCTCCAGGAGATGCTGCTGGGCG GTGCTGCCAATGATGGAAGCCATCTCCATCACCCAATGCACCCCCATTTGTCTCAGGATCCACTAACTGGGCAAACAATACTTTTAGGTCCCATGTCCACATTGGTTCATACAGACCAAATCTGTAA atggttgaaggggaggggagaag cagCAACTCCGGAaaccccactcccttccccaccccagggCTCTGGTCAAGAACAGTACAAAATCACTGCGAATCAGGCATCCGTCATTTCACACCAGTCCCTCTCTAAACAAAAGCAGTTGTGA
- the Hnf4g gene encoding hepatocyte nuclear factor 4-gamma isoform X1, translated as MRVSEPMLDMDMGNYSEVLDPTYTALEFDTMQILYNSNDSSAPETTSMNTNDSGVNCLCAICGDRATGKHYGASSCDGCKGFFRRSIRKSHVYSCRFSRQCVVDKDKRNQCRYCRLRKCFRAGMKKEAVQNERDRISTRRSTFDGSNIPSINTLAQAEVRSRQISAPSPSASADINLKRIASISDVCESMKQQLLVLVEWAKYIPAFCELPLDDQVALLRAHAGEHLLLGATKRSMMYKDVLLLGNNYVIHRNSCEVEVSRVANRVLDELVRPFQEIQIDDNEYACLKAIVFFDPDAKGLSDPVKIKNMRFQVQISLEDYINDRQYDSRGRFGELLLLLPTLQSITWQMIEQIQFVKLFGMVKIDNLLQEMLLGGAANDGSHLHHPMHPHLSQDPLTGQTILLGPMSTLVHTDQISTPETPLPSPPQGSGQEQYKITANQASVISHQSLSKQKQL; from the exons ACAGTTCTGCCCCAGAAACCACAAGTATGAATACCAACGACAGTGGTGTCAACTGTCTATGTGCCATCTGTGGGGACAGAGCAACAGGAAAGCATTACGGGGCATCCAGCTGTGATGGCTGCAAGGGGTTTTTCAGGCGCAGCATTCGGAAAAGTCACGTTTATTCCTGCAG GTTCAGTCGCCAATGTGTTGTTGACAAGGATAAAAGGAATCAATGCAGATACTGTCGATTACGAAAGTGTTTTAGagcaggaatgaagaaagaag ctgTGCAAAATGAACGCGACAGAATAAGTACCAGAAGAAGTACATTTGATGGCAGCAACATCCCTTCCATAAACACTCTGGCACAAGCTGAAGTTCGGTCTCGCCAG ATCTCAGCCCCAAGCCCCAGTGCAAGTGCTGACATAAACCTGAAGAGAATTGCAAGCATCAGTGATGTCTGTGAGTCTATGAAGCAGCAGCTCCTGGTCTTGGTGGAATGGGCCAAGTACATCCCTGCCTTCTGCGAGCTGCCTTTGGATGACCAG GTGGCCCTGTTGAGAGCTCACGCAGGAGAACACTTACTGCTTGGAGCTACAAAGAGATCCATGATGTATAaagatgttttgcttttgg gAAACAACTACGTCATTCACCGTAACAGCTGTGAAGTCGAAGTCAGCCGTGTGGCTAACCGGGTCCTCGATGAGCTGGTTAGACCATTCCAAGAGATCCAGATAGATGACAATGAGTATGCGTGTTTAAAGGCCATTGTGTTCTTTGACCCAG ATGCAAAGGGCCTGAGCGACCCCGTGAAGATTAAGAACATGCGGTTCCAGGTCCAGATCAGCCTGGAGGATTACATCAACGACAGGCAGTATGATTCCCGGGGCAGGTTCGGGGAGCTGCTCTTGCTGTTGCCCACCCTGCAGAGCATCACTTGGCAGATGATCGAGCAAATTCAGTTCGTCAAACTGTTCGGCATGGTCAAAATTGACAACCTCCTCCAGGAGATGCTGCTGGGCG GTGCTGCCAATGATGGAAGCCATCTCCATCACCCAATGCACCCCCATTTGTCTCAGGATCCACTAACTGGGCAAACAATACTTTTAGGTCCCATGTCCACATTGGTTCATACAGACCAAATCT CAACTCCGGAaaccccactcccttccccaccccagggCTCTGGTCAAGAACAGTACAAAATCACTGCGAATCAGGCATCCGTCATTTCACACCAGTCCCTCTCTAAACAAAAGCAGTTGTGA